The DNA segment ACGGATCGCTTCTCCAGTCAACACTGCATTAAACCCAAACCGGCTCCGCGCCTTATCTATGGCCTCTAGCCGATGCCACCCTTTTATCCACTCTCCTTCATCAAACAGATCCGTCTGACGGCCACTGCCGGTGAGGTTCGATAGTCCCATCCCAATTAGACGAACCCCTACTCGGCGGGTAATGGCGGAGCACATCAGCTCCTTCGCCACAGAGAACAGTGAGGGATCCCTGTTCTCAGGCCTAGACAATGTCCGGGAGCGATGGATGGTCTCAAAATCTTCATACCGCAATTTTACCGACACGGTGCGGGCGGCCTTCTGTTCCCTACGCAACCGCCAACACACTTTCTCCGTAAGCATATGGAGAACGGCAGTAATGTACTGCTGGTCAGTAGTGTCGGTGCGAAAGGTGGTCTCTTTGCTGATGGATTTCCGTTCCCACTCAGGAATCAGTTCGCTTTCATGGTTTCCCGTGGATGCGTGCCAGAGCCATCGACCGGTGACGCCCAAGGTCGATTCCATGAGCAGTTCCCCCACCGCGGCGAGCTGCCCCACCTGCTCCAGCCCAAAACTCCTCAGCAGTGCAGAAGTTGTGACCCCCACACCAGGAATCGCCTCTACCGGCAACGGCGCCAAGAAATGTGCCTCCGCCCCCACCGGAACCCACAGCAGACCGTTGGGTTTCGCCTTATCGGAAGCGATCTTGGCCGTCAGTTTG comes from the Candidatus Neomarinimicrobiota bacterium genome and includes:
- the dinB gene encoding DNA polymerase IV, with amino-acid sequence MDCFFVALERLKNPSLKGKPVAVGGDPEVGRSVVTSASYEARKFGIHSAMPMAVAIRRCPELVVVPTDFDLYDHYHFRVKEIFQSFSPVVEMTSIDEGYIDLSGTERLWGGPMEAGERMRWTIKQLTQLDCTVGVASTKLTAKIASDKAKPNGLLWVPVGAEAHFLAPLPVEAIPGVGVTTSALLRSFGLEQVGQLAAVGELLMESTLGVTGRWLWHASTGNHESELIPEWERKSISKETTFRTDTTDQQYITAVLHMLTEKVCWRLRREQKAARTVSVKLRYEDFETIHRSRTLSRPENRDPSLFSVAKELMCSAITRRVGVRLIGMGLSNLTGSGRQTDLFDEGEWIKGWHRLEAIDKARSRFGFNAVLTGEAIRLAAQR